In the Chryseobacterium sp. MYb264 genome, one interval contains:
- a CDS encoding bifunctional riboflavin kinase/FAD synthetase, with protein MKAFRNFTDYSSQKPLALSLGMFDGVHLGHKSIIDELLNIGSENHLETAVLTFWPHPRFVFNPNENLKLLNTLEEKKFLMEKYGIDNLFLKEFDEEFRNLTGEEFVRQILIDKLNVKYLIIGYDHSFGKNKSGNFELLQKLSKELDFEVEQMEAINIHENNISSTKVRNALLAGNIKEANEMLGYSYSVSGTVVHGKKIGRTIGYPTANIETESIKLLPKKGAYIVEVFVKDQQYKGMLSVGTNPTVNGEKLTVEVYILDFNGDIYDENITVKFRDFLHDEIKFEGLEKLIERLDEDKRLTEEFQF; from the coding sequence TTGAAAGCTTTCAGGAATTTTACAGATTACTCTTCTCAGAAGCCTTTAGCATTGTCTTTAGGAATGTTCGACGGGGTGCATCTTGGGCATAAAAGTATTATAGATGAATTATTAAACATTGGTTCTGAAAACCATTTGGAGACTGCTGTGCTTACTTTTTGGCCACATCCGAGATTTGTTTTCAATCCCAATGAAAATCTGAAACTTCTTAATACGCTGGAAGAGAAGAAATTCCTGATGGAAAAATATGGCATCGACAATTTGTTCTTAAAAGAGTTTGATGAAGAATTCAGAAATCTTACCGGAGAAGAATTTGTTCGCCAGATTTTAATTGATAAGCTAAATGTTAAATATTTAATTATCGGTTATGACCATTCTTTCGGAAAAAACAAAAGCGGAAACTTTGAATTGCTTCAAAAACTTTCAAAAGAATTAGATTTTGAAGTTGAACAAATGGAAGCCATCAATATTCATGAAAATAATATCAGTTCTACCAAAGTTCGTAATGCCCTTTTAGCGGGAAATATTAAAGAGGCCAACGAAATGCTGGGCTACTCCTACTCTGTTTCCGGAACGGTTGTTCACGGCAAAAAAATCGGACGAACAATTGGTTATCCTACCGCCAATATCGAAACAGAATCAATTAAACTTTTACCTAAAAAAGGTGCTTATATTGTTGAAGTTTTCGTTAAAGATCAGCAATATAAAGGAATGTTAAGCGTCGGTACAAACCCAACGGTAAACGGAGAAAAACTAACTGTCGAAGTATATATCCTGGATTTTAACGGAGATATTTACGATGAAAACATTACCGTAAAATTCAGAGATTTCCTTCATGACGAAATAAAATTCGAAGGGCTGGAAAAATTAATCGAAAGACTGGATGAAGATAAAAGATTAACTGAAGAGTTTCAGTTCTAA
- a CDS encoding MmcQ/YjbR family DNA-binding protein, with translation MDANEILDYCLSKKGVTESFPFDNETLVMKVGTKMFLLMALEKQPLSINVKTDPEWSAELREQYPQITGAFHMNKTHWNSVMADGLKRDLIFKLIDQSYELVFKSLTKKAQSEINDAV, from the coding sequence ATGGATGCCAACGAAATTTTAGATTATTGTCTTTCAAAAAAAGGAGTTACAGAAAGTTTTCCTTTTGATAACGAAACGCTTGTGATGAAAGTCGGAACGAAAATGTTTTTATTAATGGCTCTGGAAAAACAGCCTTTATCAATTAATGTAAAGACTGATCCTGAATGGAGTGCAGAGCTTCGTGAGCAATATCCGCAAATTACAGGTGCTTTCCACATGAATAAAACACACTGGAATTCGGTAATGGCAGACGGTTTAAAAAGAGATTTGATATTTAAATTAATAGATCAGTCGTATGAATTGGTTTTTAAGTCATTAACGAAAAAAGCACAAAGTGAAATTAATGATGCTGTATAA
- a CDS encoding NAD(P)H-binding protein, whose protein sequence is MKALVIGATGATGKDLVNQLLHDKDFEEVHIFVRKPVDIQNDKLKTHIVSFENPDEWKNKVKGDVAFSCLGTTLKTAGSKEAQRKVDYDYQYEFAKAAKANEVEDYILVSAYGADPKSRIFYSKMKGELEEAVKQLHFNKITIFKPGMLERKDSDRTGEVLGSRIIKFANKLGLLESQKPLPTDVLAKAMINSSKIKSNGYSSIKLGNIFCFAEKSSELM, encoded by the coding sequence ATGAAAGCTCTCGTCATCGGTGCTACAGGCGCTACAGGAAAAGATTTGGTCAATCAGTTACTTCACGATAAAGATTTTGAAGAAGTTCATATTTTTGTGCGAAAACCTGTTGATATTCAAAATGATAAATTGAAAACTCATATCGTAAGTTTTGAAAATCCTGACGAGTGGAAAAATAAAGTAAAAGGTGATGTCGCTTTTTCATGCCTCGGAACAACATTAAAAACTGCAGGAAGTAAGGAAGCTCAAAGAAAGGTTGATTACGATTATCAATACGAATTTGCAAAAGCTGCCAAAGCAAATGAAGTGGAAGATTATATTTTGGTCTCTGCTTATGGAGCAGATCCGAAGTCAAGAATTTTTTATTCTAAAATGAAAGGTGAGCTGGAAGAGGCTGTAAAACAGTTACATTTTAACAAAATTACCATTTTTAAACCTGGAATGCTGGAAAGAAAAGACTCTGACAGAACCGGAGAAGTTTTAGGAAGCCGAATTATAAAATTCGCGAATAAATTAGGCTTACTGGAAAGTCAAAAGCCTTTACCAACCGATGTTTTAGCCAAAGCAATGATTAATTCTTCAAAAATTAAAAGTAATGGATATTCCAGTATTAAGTTGGGAAATATTTTTTGTTTTGCAGAGAAAAGCAGTGAGTTAATGTAA
- a CDS encoding glutathione peroxidase: protein MKKIFLLMLSFVAFLQSCMNQKSEVSKAKTNELMGKSIYDFKVESLDGKEIDFADFKGKKILIVNTASECGFTPQYADLEKVSEEYKDKVVVVGFPANNFGGQEPGTNTEIGAFCQKNYGVTFPLAAKVSVKGDDTAPIFKYLTEKDLNGVKNTTILWNFTKFLVDENGKLIDSFVSTTKPTSDSITKYFK, encoded by the coding sequence ATGAAAAAGATTTTTTTACTGATGCTTTCTTTTGTAGCATTTTTACAAAGTTGCATGAATCAGAAAAGTGAAGTTTCTAAAGCTAAAACCAACGAACTTATGGGAAAATCAATATACGATTTCAAAGTGGAAAGCCTTGACGGAAAGGAAATTGACTTTGCAGATTTTAAAGGAAAGAAAATCCTTATTGTAAACACGGCTTCAGAATGTGGATTTACTCCGCAATATGCTGATCTTGAAAAGGTTTCTGAAGAATATAAAGATAAAGTGGTTGTCGTAGGTTTTCCTGCCAATAATTTTGGCGGACAGGAGCCGGGAACAAATACTGAAATCGGTGCTTTTTGCCAAAAAAATTATGGAGTAACTTTCCCTTTAGCGGCTAAAGTTTCCGTGAAAGGCGATGATACTGCCCCAATCTTTAAATATTTAACTGAAAAAGATCTAAATGGAGTAAAAAATACAACCATTCTATGGAATTTTACAAAATTCTTAGTTGATGAAAACGGAAAATTAATCGATTCTTTTGTAAGCACAACGAAGCCTACGAGCGACTCTATCACTAAGTACTTTAAATAA
- a CDS encoding histidine kinase has product MKKLLLVFVLIFSQTIFAQTAKEIIDKNIELSGGLTNWKLLNSVLLQGKVILGVKDEYPIKIYQQRPNLTKTVITISGKDTAIEGYDGTKGYAMNYATNKLQEYAEYIPESFDNDFIDWENKGFDAQYLGKEKVGDIYCHKVELTKNVNKNMYYFDTKTYMLLKEVKKDETLVYYDYKKVGNLLMPFRIESSNPKKDGDYVMLLNKVDINKVFPTNIFKF; this is encoded by the coding sequence ATGAAGAAGTTACTTTTAGTTTTCGTCCTGATATTTTCACAAACAATTTTTGCGCAGACAGCAAAAGAAATCATAGATAAAAACATCGAATTATCAGGAGGATTAACCAATTGGAAGTTGTTGAATTCAGTATTGCTGCAGGGAAAAGTTATTTTGGGAGTTAAAGATGAATATCCTATTAAAATCTATCAGCAGCGCCCGAATCTTACAAAAACTGTTATTACCATCAGCGGAAAAGATACGGCTATTGAAGGGTATGATGGTACGAAAGGATATGCCATGAATTATGCAACCAATAAACTTCAGGAATATGCTGAATATATACCGGAAAGTTTTGATAATGATTTTATCGATTGGGAAAATAAAGGTTTTGATGCCCAGTATTTAGGGAAAGAGAAGGTAGGAGATATTTACTGTCATAAAGTTGAATTAACGAAAAATGTAAACAAAAACATGTACTATTTTGATACAAAAACGTATATGCTTTTGAAGGAAGTTAAAAAAGATGAAACCTTAGTATATTACGATTATAAAAAAGTAGGAAATTTACTGATGCCTTTCAGAATCGAATCTTCAAATCCTAAAAAAGACGGAGATTACGTTATGCTTTTGAATAAAGTAGATATCAACAAAGTTTTTCCAACGAATATTTTTAAATTTTAA
- the kdsB gene encoding 3-deoxy-manno-octulosonate cytidylyltransferase, whose amino-acid sequence MKIIAVIPARYEASRFPAKLMQMLGEKTVITTTYQNVLETGLFDEVFVATDSGIIFDEIVRNGGKAVMTGQHETGSDRIAEAVQNIDCDIVINVQGDEPFLKLEPLKQLIEVFHNDENQEISLASLKIKLTEKEQIENPNNVKVITDNNGFALYFSRSVIPFHREISFDVEYFKHIGVYAFRKHALIQFSKLEMKPLEISEKIECIRYLEYGMKIKLIETNFIGVGIDTPEDLEKARKLI is encoded by the coding sequence ATGAAAATTATCGCAGTTATTCCCGCACGTTACGAAGCAAGCCGCTTTCCTGCAAAATTAATGCAGATGTTAGGCGAAAAAACCGTTATTACAACGACCTATCAGAATGTTTTGGAAACAGGTTTATTCGATGAAGTGTTTGTAGCAACTGATTCAGGAATTATTTTCGATGAAATTGTTCGAAACGGCGGAAAAGCAGTGATGACGGGTCAACACGAAACAGGAAGTGACAGAATTGCAGAAGCGGTACAAAATATTGACTGTGACATTGTTATAAACGTTCAGGGTGACGAACCTTTTCTAAAATTAGAACCTTTAAAACAGCTTATTGAAGTTTTCCATAACGATGAAAATCAGGAAATTTCTTTAGCTTCATTAAAAATAAAACTGACTGAAAAAGAGCAGATTGAAAATCCAAACAATGTAAAAGTAATCACGGATAACAACGGTTTTGCCTTGTATTTCAGCCGTTCTGTAATTCCTTTTCACAGAGAAATTTCTTTTGATGTCGAATATTTTAAGCACATTGGTGTATACGCTTTCAGAAAACATGCTTTAATTCAGTTTTCTAAATTGGAAATGAAACCTTTGGAAATTTCAGAAAAAATTGAGTGCATCCGTTATCTGGAATATGGTATGAAAATCAAGCTCATAGAAACCAATTTCATCGGAGTAGGAATTGATACGCCTGAAGATTTAGAAAAAGCAAGGAAATTAATTTAG
- a CDS encoding IS1182 family transposase, with product MLIQQEKLPLSAYSGLYDLIVPKENLLRKINELIDFSFIYDELLSKYCLNNGRNAESPVRMFKYLLLKSIYTVSDVDVVERSRYDMSFKYFLDMTPEEDVINPSSLTKFRKLRLKDSDLLSLLIGKTVSIAIEKGIIKSRSIIVDATHTLSMSNPFSTIEVLRERSKLLRKTVYQFDEEFKTKMPSKNIENDLNKELDYCRELEKRIENEASIREIPAVKEKLNLLKETVRDTGEQMVFSKDADAKTGHKSADSSFFGYKTHLAMSEERIITAAVVTSGEKGDGPELPKLLQMSQDNGMEVDAIIGDAAYSGKENLKIAGEQNIKIVARLNPSITQGFRKDEDRFDYNKDADRFVCPAGHLAIRKARGGKKHVGGNQVDTYYFDIEKCKVCPLKEGCYKEGAKSKTYSVSIKSDLHKEQMIFQESDYYKEKSKHRYKIEAKNSELKNVHGYDRAIANGIENMQMQGAMAIFTVNLKRILKLI from the coding sequence ATGTTAATACAGCAAGAAAAACTTCCGTTGAGTGCCTATTCCGGTTTGTATGATTTAATTGTACCGAAGGAAAACCTTCTTAGAAAAATTAATGAGCTGATTGATTTTTCTTTCATCTATGATGAGCTTTTGAGCAAATACTGCTTAAACAATGGTCGCAATGCTGAAAGTCCGGTACGGATGTTTAAATACCTGCTTTTAAAAAGTATTTATACAGTTTCTGATGTAGATGTGGTAGAGCGTTCCCGGTATGATATGTCCTTTAAATATTTCTTGGATATGACTCCGGAAGAAGATGTAATCAATCCCAGTTCCCTTACAAAATTCAGAAAACTGCGTTTGAAAGATAGTGATCTTTTAAGCTTGCTCATTGGTAAAACCGTGAGTATTGCGATTGAAAAAGGCATCATCAAATCCAGATCCATCATTGTAGATGCCACTCACACCTTGTCGATGAGCAATCCTTTTTCAACGATAGAAGTATTGCGGGAGCGCTCAAAACTGCTTCGCAAGACCGTTTATCAGTTTGATGAAGAATTTAAAACTAAAATGCCCTCAAAAAATATTGAAAATGATTTAAACAAAGAATTGGATTATTGCAGAGAACTCGAAAAACGCATTGAAAACGAAGCTTCTATCAGGGAGATTCCTGCTGTAAAGGAGAAGCTGAATCTTTTGAAGGAAACAGTGAGAGACACCGGGGAGCAGATGGTTTTTTCAAAAGATGCCGACGCTAAAACGGGTCACAAATCGGCTGACAGTTCTTTTTTCGGATACAAAACGCACTTGGCGATGAGCGAAGAGCGGATTATTACGGCGGCCGTGGTAACTTCGGGAGAAAAAGGCGACGGCCCGGAACTGCCAAAATTACTGCAGATGAGCCAGGACAACGGGATGGAGGTAGATGCCATCATTGGTGACGCTGCTTACAGCGGAAAAGAAAATCTGAAAATTGCGGGCGAACAAAATATTAAAATAGTAGCCAGACTTAATCCTTCCATCACCCAGGGTTTTCGAAAAGATGAAGACCGTTTTGATTACAATAAAGATGCCGACCGTTTTGTGTGTCCTGCAGGGCATTTGGCGATTCGCAAAGCTCGTGGCGGGAAGAAACACGTAGGCGGAAATCAAGTGGATACCTATTATTTTGATATTGAAAAATGCAAGGTTTGCCCATTAAAAGAAGGATGTTATAAAGAAGGAGCAAAATCTAAAACTTATTCGGTTTCCATAAAATCAGACTTACATAAGGAGCAAATGATTTTTCAGGAAAGCGATTATTACAAAGAAAAATCGAAACACCGCTATAAAATCGAAGCCAAAAACAGCGAGCTTAAAAACGTACACGGCTACGACAGGGCGATTGCAAATGGTATTGAAAATATGCAAATGCAGGGTGCAATGGCTATTTTCACTGTCAATTTGAAGAGAATCCTGAAATTAATATAG
- a CDS encoding VIT domain-containing protein: protein MRKIVTMLATLIFSAAFAQIPTLEIVNQRTHPVILQNAKFETKILGNLATTTATYTFYNPSDRILEGTLTFPLPDGVSVSGYALDINGKMRKAVPVPKERAKEVFESVEKRNIDPGIIEKIQGNNFRTRIYPLPVKGSRTIEITYHQELKNLKSEYQYFLSFANATKIPKFELKVLINDNTSVPKIIENPDGSFSFQKSGNQWVAEISKDNFSPNENLKIDIPKNKATSNVLFQKASDGKAYFAANIPSDFPVADKPNSQKIAIIWDNSFSGSKRNINKEIEFLNAYFADNKNVSVTLVALNNTLEKSEDFTISEGDWSALKNKIVSLKYDGGTDFGVLKDLNNVEEYLLFSDGISNFGDLKTKFKKPVNSVSSTPTSDFTLLKLLSGQSGGNFINLNELDAAAALKTYKKQVVKFLGFKENPNIQEMFPSIGSVVNEPINIFGISSGNVGKLTAVFTVGNQKYEVPVDFSTGSSAENWQIAQFWAQRKIDELELNSTQNRDEIRNISEQFGVVSKNTSLIVLEDVDDYVRYHINPPQELQADYNKIISANKRNVLEQRRNLLSKAFDKTKELKNWWNTEFKPSEKKQYPTISNQSATEMIRNTQSPASEEYSPTKAKMAYAEESYIDMKHSTPNGKITLVDVESNAEYMKDFQNLQSADQVYSKYLQNRSKYEKLPSYYFDISKLLFKKGDKMLSLKVLSTLAELDLENEELYKTIMYLLKQRGHYDKELWITQKILEWRPFDAQSHRDYALALLDNKRPQEALNIYKSLLYQEFTDEISVRDNGIEEILIMEINNILTLSKNVDATKIDDRLKTELPVDIRVVINWNKDNTDIDLWVTDPTGEDCSYSHRSTQIGGRISNDFTQGFGPEQFLLKKAVKGKYKIKTNFFGERQNILSGPTTIMAEVYLYYSSGRQERKIAVFQSQKENKGESDSKILIGEFDF, encoded by the coding sequence ATGAGAAAAATTGTAACGATGCTTGCAACGCTGATTTTTAGTGCTGCATTTGCTCAGATTCCTACATTAGAAATTGTAAACCAGAGAACTCATCCTGTTATTTTACAAAATGCAAAATTTGAAACCAAAATTCTTGGAAATCTTGCAACAACTACCGCAACCTATACTTTTTATAACCCCAGTGATAGGATTTTGGAAGGAACGCTTACTTTTCCGCTTCCTGATGGAGTAAGTGTAAGTGGCTATGCTTTAGATATTAATGGTAAAATGCGAAAAGCAGTTCCTGTTCCTAAAGAAAGAGCAAAGGAAGTTTTTGAAAGTGTAGAAAAAAGAAATATTGATCCCGGAATTATAGAAAAAATACAGGGAAATAATTTCAGAACAAGAATTTATCCTCTGCCGGTAAAAGGAAGCCGAACAATAGAAATTACTTATCATCAGGAACTTAAAAATTTAAAATCGGAGTATCAATACTTCTTAAGTTTTGCAAATGCTACTAAAATTCCAAAGTTTGAATTGAAGGTTTTAATAAATGATAACACTTCGGTTCCTAAGATCATTGAAAATCCGGATGGTAGTTTTTCATTCCAAAAATCGGGAAATCAATGGGTAGCTGAAATATCGAAAGATAATTTTTCTCCAAATGAAAATTTAAAAATCGATATTCCAAAAAATAAAGCGACTTCGAATGTCTTATTTCAAAAAGCTTCAGATGGAAAAGCCTATTTTGCTGCAAATATTCCCTCTGATTTTCCTGTGGCAGACAAACCTAATTCTCAGAAGATTGCGATTATTTGGGACAATTCATTCAGTGGATCAAAAAGAAACATCAATAAAGAGATAGAATTTCTTAACGCTTATTTTGCTGATAATAAGAATGTTTCGGTAACTCTCGTGGCATTAAATAATACATTAGAAAAATCAGAGGACTTTACAATAAGTGAAGGAGATTGGTCTGCCTTGAAAAATAAAATTGTAAGCTTAAAGTATGACGGAGGAACCGACTTTGGGGTGTTAAAAGATCTCAATAATGTGGAGGAATATCTTCTTTTTTCAGATGGCATTTCGAATTTTGGAGATTTGAAAACAAAATTTAAGAAACCTGTAAACAGTGTTTCGAGTACGCCAACTTCAGATTTTACTTTACTGAAGCTTTTATCAGGGCAATCGGGAGGAAATTTTATTAACCTTAATGAGCTTGATGCAGCAGCAGCCTTAAAAACATATAAAAAACAGGTTGTCAAATTTTTAGGATTTAAAGAAAATCCAAATATACAGGAGATGTTTCCAAGCATTGGATCTGTGGTAAATGAGCCAATTAATATTTTCGGAATTTCTTCGGGAAATGTAGGAAAACTGACTGCCGTTTTTACCGTAGGAAATCAAAAATATGAAGTTCCTGTAGATTTTAGTACTGGCTCATCAGCTGAAAATTGGCAAATTGCTCAGTTTTGGGCGCAAAGAAAAATTGATGAGTTAGAATTGAATTCTACCCAAAACAGAGATGAAATCCGAAATATTAGTGAACAATTTGGCGTTGTAAGTAAAAACACAAGTTTGATTGTTTTAGAAGATGTAGATGATTATGTACGTTATCATATCAATCCTCCGCAAGAATTACAGGCAGATTATAATAAAATTATTTCTGCAAATAAGAGAAATGTTCTTGAGCAACGTAGAAATCTATTATCAAAGGCTTTTGATAAAACTAAGGAATTGAAAAACTGGTGGAATACAGAATTTAAGCCTTCAGAAAAAAAACAATATCCTACAATAAGCAACCAATCGGCAACGGAAATGATTAGAAATACACAATCACCGGCGTCTGAAGAGTATAGCCCAACTAAAGCCAAGATGGCTTATGCTGAAGAATCTTATATCGATATGAAGCATTCTACTCCCAACGGGAAAATAACTTTGGTAGATGTGGAAAGTAATGCAGAATACATGAAAGACTTTCAAAATTTACAATCGGCAGATCAAGTCTATTCAAAGTATCTTCAAAATCGTTCCAAGTACGAAAAATTGCCTTCTTATTACTTTGATATTTCAAAACTGCTGTTCAAAAAGGGAGATAAGATGCTTTCTTTAAAGGTATTAAGCACATTGGCAGAACTCGATCTGGAAAATGAAGAATTGTATAAAACAATCATGTATCTTCTGAAACAAAGAGGTCATTATGATAAAGAACTTTGGATCACGCAGAAAATTCTTGAATGGAGACCTTTCGATGCACAAAGTCATAGAGATTATGCATTAGCATTACTGGACAATAAAAGACCTCAGGAAGCATTAAATATATATAAATCTTTGCTTTATCAGGAATTCACAGATGAAATTTCGGTTCGTGATAACGGAATTGAAGAAATTTTAATCATGGAGATCAATAATATTTTAACACTTAGTAAAAATGTTGATGCTACTAAAATCGATGATCGTTTAAAGACTGAGCTTCCGGTTGATATTCGTGTAGTCATCAATTGGAACAAAGATAATACAGATATCGATCTTTGGGTAACAGATCCTACGGGTGAAGATTGTTCGTATTCTCACAGATCTACCCAGATAGGAGGAAGAATTAGTAATGATTTTACTCAAGGTTTTGGACCTGAGCAATTTTTATTGAAAAAGGCGGTAAAAGGAAAATATAAGATTAAAACCAATTTCTTTGGAGAAAGGCAGAATATTCTTTCGGGGCCAACCACTATTATGGCAGAAGTTTATCTTTATTATTCAAGTGGTAGACAAGAGCGAAAGATTGCTGTTTTTCAAAGTCAAAAAGAAAATAAGGGAGAAAGTGACAGCAAAATTCTCATCGGAGAATTTGATTTTTAG
- a CDS encoding S1 family peptidase, producing MINEENEFDPGLGKKEQVESQDNSITDEFVESSETLDSPQQAQPVSSSIPETTSPSADKKKKNPYKIAFFSLGSVIILGAASIFGYKYYKDHQSVPVVENACLDTDTKIYDAYKDAVVMVKHTYGYFAKIKGKEIQLNVPEATVEIVYGTAFFVDKKGNMISNSHVLEPWKSDDVSEQIATNSGNFKRKIASILTNDISADGFETFILSNWNSASADYREGDEGGYENESGGEEFINSESGAIDSATAVADLAASIPHKDYVSEDDIEVYVKTIDISVALHDSNDEWLICDIVKISDDASVDLGVLQLSDKETPNTVTNIIDLNNSITDDKSLHPGEKAVMIGYPLGENLAQTNSGVKVQLYDGQISKETDGNKIQYSVTSTHGASGAPVFNNCGQLIAVNFSGLDQVQGFNFGMVAKQIKSVYSY from the coding sequence ATGATTAACGAAGAAAATGAATTCGACCCAGGATTGGGGAAAAAAGAACAAGTAGAATCGCAAGATAATTCAATTACCGATGAATTTGTGGAAAGTTCTGAAACACTGGATTCTCCACAACAAGCACAGCCTGTGTCATCTTCAATTCCTGAAACAACTTCGCCTTCAGCAGATAAAAAGAAGAAGAATCCTTATAAAATTGCTTTCTTTAGCTTAGGAAGTGTAATCATATTGGGAGCGGCTTCTATTTTTGGATATAAGTATTATAAAGATCATCAATCTGTACCAGTGGTAGAAAATGCCTGCTTAGATACTGATACAAAAATTTATGATGCTTACAAAGATGCTGTGGTAATGGTAAAGCATACATATGGCTATTTTGCAAAAATCAAAGGAAAAGAAATTCAGCTGAACGTTCCTGAGGCAACTGTAGAAATAGTCTATGGAACGGCGTTTTTCGTAGATAAGAAAGGAAATATGATTTCCAACAGTCATGTTTTGGAACCTTGGAAATCTGATGATGTATCGGAACAAATAGCGACTAATTCAGGAAATTTTAAACGAAAAATTGCTTCTATTCTTACAAATGATATTTCAGCAGATGGCTTTGAAACATTTATTTTAAGCAATTGGAATAGTGCTTCTGCAGATTATCGTGAAGGTGATGAAGGTGGATATGAAAATGAATCTGGCGGAGAAGAATTTATAAATTCCGAATCTGGAGCAATTGATTCTGCAACAGCAGTGGCAGATCTTGCGGCATCTATTCCTCATAAAGACTATGTCTCAGAAGATGATATCGAAGTATATGTAAAAACTATTGATATTTCAGTAGCTCTTCACGATTCTAATGATGAGTGGTTGATATGTGATATCGTAAAAATATCCGACGATGCATCGGTTGATTTAGGTGTTTTACAACTTTCGGACAAAGAAACTCCGAATACTGTTACGAATATTATCGATTTAAATAATTCTATTACAGACGATAAATCTTTACATCCTGGAGAAAAAGCTGTAATGATCGGCTATCCGTTGGGTGAAAATTTGGCACAAACAAACTCTGGAGTTAAGGTGCAGCTTTATGATGGGCAAATCAGTAAGGAGACTGATGGTAATAAAATTCAATACAGCGTAACTTCTACGCATGGTGCAAGTGGTGCTCCCGTTTTTAATAATTGTGGACAGTTAATTGCTGTTAATTTCAGTGGATTAGATCAGGTTCAAGGTTTTAACTTTGGGATGGTTGCTAAACAAATTAAATCCGTTTATTCTTACTAA
- a CDS encoding pyridoxal phosphate-dependent aminotransferase yields the protein MKVSKLAANLIGSEIVKIGNEVNDLKAKGAEIANLTIGDLNSNIYPIPAKLKEEIQKAYQNNLTNYPPANGLLSLRKEVSKDLKTRWNLDYSPNDILITAGSRPLIYAVYKTIVDEGDKVVYPTPSWNNNHYAYLTSADAIEVKTTPENNFLPTADDLRPHLSGAVLVALCSPLNPTGTMFTKEQLSEICELILEENKKRGEDEKPLYLMYDQIYSNLTFGAEHVDPVSLFPEMRAYTIYIDGISKCLAATGVRVGWGFGPAHILDKMKALLTHVGAWAPKPEQEATAKYYENPEEVNAFVDDFKNKLEASLKVLHGGIQDLKGKGLAVDSIEPMGALYLTIKLDYIGTTKPDGAVIENSSDLVFYLINEAGVALVPFSAFGEEKSEPWFRASVGGLATEEIAGMMPKLEKALNNLK from the coding sequence GTGAAAGTTTCAAAATTAGCGGCGAACCTGATTGGTTCTGAAATTGTAAAAATTGGTAATGAAGTAAATGATTTAAAGGCAAAAGGAGCGGAGATCGCAAATCTTACGATTGGTGATTTAAATTCTAATATTTATCCGATTCCTGCAAAATTGAAGGAGGAAATTCAAAAGGCTTATCAGAATAATCTGACAAATTATCCGCCTGCTAACGGGCTTTTATCTTTAAGAAAGGAAGTTTCTAAAGACTTGAAAACAAGATGGAATTTAGATTATTCTCCAAACGATATTTTAATCACAGCAGGTTCAAGACCATTAATTTATGCTGTTTACAAAACAATTGTTGACGAAGGTGATAAAGTAGTATATCCTACACCGTCATGGAATAACAACCATTACGCTTACCTTACTTCAGCGGATGCTATTGAAGTAAAAACAACTCCGGAAAACAACTTCCTTCCGACTGCTGATGATTTAAGACCTCATTTGTCAGGAGCTGTTTTGGTAGCGCTTTGTTCGCCATTGAACCCAACGGGGACTATGTTCACAAAAGAACAGCTTTCCGAAATCTGCGAATTGATTTTAGAAGAAAATAAAAAAAGAGGCGAAGACGAAAAGCCATTGTACTTAATGTACGATCAAATCTATTCTAACCTTACTTTCGGAGCAGAGCACGTAGACCCGGTTTCTCTTTTCCCTGAAATGAGAGCATATACAATTTACATCGACGGTATCTCGAAATGCCTTGCAGCAACGGGAGTTAGAGTAGGTTGGGGATTTGGTCCGGCTCATATTTTAGATAAAATGAAGGCTCTTTTAACGCACGTTGGAGCTTGGGCTCCAAAACCAGAACAGGAAGCTACTGCAAAATATTACGAAAATCCTGAGGAAGTAAATGCTTTCGTTGATGATTTCAAAAATAAATTAGAAGCGAGCTTAAAAGTTCTTCACGGAGGAATTCAGGATTTGAAAGGAAAAGGTCTTGCGGTTGACAGCATTGAACCAATGGGAGCACTTTACCTGACAATTAAATTAGATTATATCGGAACAACAAAACCCGACGGAGCAGTTATCGAAAATTCTTCTGATTTGGTATTCTATTTAATCAACGAAGCAGGTGTTGCTTTGGTTCCTTTCTCAGCTTTCGGAGAAGAAAAATCTGAGCCTTGGTTCAGAGCTTCTGTAGGAGGCTTGGCGACGGAAGAAATCGCTGGAATGATGCCGAAATTGGAAAAGGCATTAAATAATTTAAAATAA